Proteins co-encoded in one Prescottella sp. R16 genomic window:
- a CDS encoding class II 3-deoxy-7-phosphoheptulonate synthase, protein MNWTVDVPIDRLPELPPLPAVMRDQLDAALAKPAAQQPQWPADQAAAMRTVLESVPPITVAGEVEALSARLAEVARGEAFLLQGGDCAETFADNTEPHIKGNIRTLLQMAVVLTYGASLPVVKVARIAGQYAKPRSSNTDALGLPSYRGDMVNSIVADEAVRAHDPSRLVRAYANASAAMNLVRALTGSGTADLHRVHDWNREFVANSPAGARYEALAAEIDRGLKFMDACRVTDPNLQSAQIYASHEALVLDYERAMLRLDDSGDHPKLYDLSAHFLWIGDRTRQLDGAHIAFAELVSNPIGLKIGPSTTPDMAVEYVERLDPTNKPGRLTLISRMGNGKVRDLLPPIIEKVQATGHQVIWQCDPMHGNTHEATTGYKTRHFDRIVDEVQGFFEVHNGLGTHPGGIHVELTGENVTECLGGAQDISDLDLSGRYETACDPRLNTQQSLELAFLVAEMLRG, encoded by the coding sequence GCTTGCCCGAACTGCCGCCGCTGCCCGCCGTGATGCGCGATCAGCTCGACGCCGCACTCGCCAAGCCGGCGGCCCAGCAGCCGCAGTGGCCTGCCGACCAGGCCGCGGCCATGCGCACCGTCCTCGAATCCGTGCCACCGATCACGGTGGCCGGCGAGGTCGAGGCGCTGTCCGCGCGGCTCGCCGAAGTGGCTCGTGGTGAAGCCTTCCTGCTGCAGGGCGGTGACTGCGCGGAAACCTTCGCGGACAACACCGAACCGCACATCAAGGGCAACATCCGCACCCTGCTGCAGATGGCCGTCGTGCTCACCTACGGTGCCAGCCTGCCCGTCGTCAAGGTCGCCCGCATCGCCGGCCAGTACGCCAAGCCGCGCTCGTCGAACACCGACGCCCTCGGACTGCCGTCGTACCGCGGCGACATGGTCAACTCGATCGTCGCCGACGAGGCCGTCCGTGCCCACGACCCGTCGCGGCTCGTGCGCGCCTACGCCAACGCCAGCGCCGCCATGAACCTCGTGCGCGCCCTCACCGGCTCCGGCACCGCCGATCTGCACCGCGTGCACGACTGGAACCGCGAATTCGTCGCCAACTCGCCGGCCGGTGCCCGCTACGAGGCCCTCGCCGCCGAGATCGACCGCGGCCTGAAGTTCATGGACGCGTGCCGGGTCACCGACCCCAACCTGCAGTCCGCGCAGATCTACGCCAGCCACGAGGCCCTCGTCCTCGACTACGAGCGCGCGATGCTGCGTCTCGACGACAGCGGCGACCACCCCAAGCTGTACGACCTGTCCGCCCACTTCCTGTGGATCGGCGACCGTACCCGCCAGCTCGACGGCGCGCACATCGCGTTCGCCGAGCTCGTGTCCAACCCCATCGGCCTCAAGATCGGCCCGTCCACCACCCCGGACATGGCCGTCGAATACGTCGAACGCCTCGACCCCACCAACAAGCCGGGCCGCCTCACCCTCATCTCCCGCATGGGCAACGGCAAGGTCCGCGACCTGCTGCCCCCCATCATCGAAAAGGTGCAGGCCACCGGCCACCAGGTCATCTGGCAGTGCGACCCCATGCACGGCAACACCCACGAGGCCACCACCGGCTACAAGACCCGCCACTTCGACCGCATCGTCGACGAGGTCCAGGGCTTCTTCGAGGTCCACAACGGGCTCGGCACCCACCCCGGTGGCATCCACGTCGAACTCACCGGAGAGAACGTCACCGAGTGCCTCGGCGGCGCCCAGGACATCTCCGACCTCGACCTGTCCGGCCGCTACGAAACCGCCTGCGACCCGCGCCTCAACACCCAGCAGTCCCTCGAGCTGGCGTTCCTCGTCGCCGAAATGCTGCGCGGCTGA
- a CDS encoding alpha-(1->6)-mannopyranosyltransferase A, protein MSASSVSVGTTTSVRTATDPRSRLRTSADYLRTPAGHASLLGFLGAAMITFGGFGAGSVRRHDPLLEEMRLSWLRFGHGYALSTIVVWGGVLAMIAAWVRLGRIALRGDVGLRGVLWTVPVWTAPMLLAVPMFSRDAYSYLAQGALLRDGFDPYAVGPVVNPGLLLDNVSNVWTTTTAPYGPVSLLLGQGITTITGDNVVAGTMLLRLVFLPGLALMMWALPRLARQLGGDPTIAVWLAVLNPLVLIHLIGGVHNELLMVGLMVAGITLALDRKHLAAVAVIALGVAVKAMAGIALPFIVWIWMIHERDRALSEGREPVSPLASFTRTAGTGVAVFAAIFAAVSAIAGVGLGWLTALSGSAKIINWLSLPTILAHIVTVGTGWFTGLRSVDAGSPVLGVTRTISAVVLASLLVWIWWRFRKTERDAVMGILVALVAIVILSPAALPWYYSWPLAIAAGFSMSTRTLQILVGLSTWLMLVFQPDGSIGLYTFVHVALATFAAVVAAVSLKVVDPLRLRAVSDRAAAPAPEPIPEPVASAASERTASPR, encoded by the coding sequence ATGTCGGCCTCTTCCGTATCCGTCGGCACCACCACATCCGTACGCACTGCGACCGATCCACGGTCCCGGCTGCGCACGAGCGCCGACTATCTGCGCACCCCCGCCGGGCACGCGTCGCTGCTCGGCTTCCTCGGTGCCGCGATGATCACGTTCGGCGGGTTCGGGGCCGGCAGCGTCCGGCGTCACGATCCCCTGCTCGAGGAGATGCGGCTGTCGTGGCTGCGGTTCGGGCACGGCTACGCGCTGTCGACGATCGTCGTGTGGGGCGGTGTGCTGGCGATGATCGCCGCATGGGTCCGGTTGGGCCGCATCGCACTCCGTGGCGACGTCGGACTGCGCGGCGTGCTGTGGACGGTCCCGGTGTGGACCGCCCCGATGCTGCTGGCGGTCCCGATGTTCAGCCGGGACGCCTATTCGTATCTGGCGCAGGGCGCGCTGCTGCGGGACGGCTTCGACCCGTATGCGGTCGGCCCGGTCGTCAACCCGGGCCTGCTGCTCGACAACGTCTCCAACGTGTGGACGACGACGACCGCACCGTACGGTCCGGTGTCGCTGCTCCTCGGGCAGGGCATCACGACGATCACCGGGGACAACGTGGTCGCGGGCACGATGCTGCTGCGACTGGTGTTCCTGCCCGGTCTGGCGCTCATGATGTGGGCGTTGCCGCGGCTGGCCCGGCAGCTCGGCGGCGATCCGACGATCGCGGTGTGGCTCGCGGTCCTCAATCCGCTGGTCCTGATCCATCTGATCGGGGGCGTCCACAACGAACTGCTCATGGTCGGGTTGATGGTCGCCGGCATCACGCTCGCACTCGACCGCAAGCATCTGGCCGCGGTCGCGGTCATCGCGCTCGGTGTCGCCGTGAAGGCCATGGCCGGTATCGCGCTGCCGTTCATCGTGTGGATCTGGATGATCCACGAACGCGACCGGGCCCTCTCCGAGGGCCGCGAACCGGTGTCTCCGCTCGCGTCGTTCACCCGGACCGCCGGAACCGGGGTCGCGGTGTTCGCGGCGATCTTCGCGGCGGTGTCCGCGATCGCCGGAGTCGGTCTCGGCTGGCTGACGGCGCTGTCCGGGTCCGCGAAGATCATCAACTGGCTGTCGCTGCCGACGATCCTGGCGCACATCGTCACGGTGGGCACCGGCTGGTTCACCGGGCTGCGATCGGTGGATGCGGGTTCACCGGTTCTGGGGGTGACGCGCACGATCTCCGCGGTCGTCCTCGCGAGTCTGCTGGTATGGATCTGGTGGCGGTTCCGCAAGACGGAGCGGGACGCGGTGATGGGCATCCTCGTCGCCCTGGTGGCGATCGTGATCCTGTCCCCGGCCGCACTGCCGTGGTACTACTCGTGGCCGCTCGCGATCGCGGCCGGTTTCTCGATGTCGACGCGCACCCTGCAGATCCTCGTCGGCCTGTCGACGTGGCTGATGCTGGTGTTCCAGCCGGACGGGTCGATCGGCCTGTACACGTTCGTCCACGTCGCGCTCGCCACGTTCGCGGCCGTCGTCGCCGCGGTGTCGCTGAAGGTGGTCGATCCGCTGCGGCTGCGGGCGGTGTCCGATCGGGCGGCAGCACCGGCCCCGGAACCGATTCCGGAACCGGTCGCGTCGGCCGCGTCGGAGCGGACCGCGTCGCCACGGTGA
- a CDS encoding phytoene/squalene synthase family protein: MTVPRPADDLASAYEQCRRIAAEHGRTYYLATRLLPAERRPAVHALYGFARVVDDIVDVAPDGGQSEALDTVAARFESVLAGRPVDDPRTGPVLAALADTIDRYGIDVAYFRAFLDSMRMDVPGSPSFRAGYPDLAALREYMYGSAAVIGLQMLPILGTTVPVAEAQPYAAALGEAFQLTNFLRDVGEDLGRGRVYLPADELAAFGVDAGLLRHCRATGTTDPRVRRALAHLVALTRDVYRRAEPGLEMLEPRVRPGLRAAFVLYRDILTEIERDGYRVLDRRATVPRRRRVAVAVPLLARSVLRTG; the protein is encoded by the coding sequence GTGACCGTTCCCCGTCCGGCCGACGATCTGGCGTCGGCGTACGAGCAGTGCCGCCGGATCGCCGCCGAACACGGCCGCACCTACTATCTGGCGACCCGGCTGCTGCCGGCCGAGCGTCGGCCCGCCGTGCACGCCCTGTACGGGTTCGCGCGGGTCGTCGACGACATCGTCGACGTGGCACCCGACGGCGGGCAGTCGGAGGCGCTGGACACCGTCGCGGCCCGGTTCGAGTCCGTGCTCGCCGGCCGTCCGGTGGACGATCCCCGGACGGGACCGGTTCTCGCGGCGCTCGCCGACACGATCGACCGGTACGGGATCGACGTCGCCTACTTCCGCGCGTTCCTCGATTCGATGCGGATGGATGTTCCCGGGTCGCCGTCGTTCCGGGCGGGTTACCCGGATCTGGCGGCGCTGCGGGAGTACATGTACGGGTCGGCCGCGGTGATCGGGTTGCAGATGCTGCCGATCCTCGGCACCACGGTTCCGGTCGCGGAGGCGCAACCGTATGCGGCGGCGCTGGGGGAAGCGTTCCAGCTCACCAATTTCCTGCGGGACGTCGGTGAGGATCTCGGCCGCGGCCGCGTGTACCTGCCCGCCGACGAGCTGGCGGCGTTCGGTGTGGATGCAGGTCTGCTGCGGCACTGCCGGGCCACCGGGACGACGGATCCGAGGGTGCGGCGGGCGCTGGCGCATCTCGTCGCGCTCACCCGTGACGTCTACCGCCGGGCCGAACCCGGGCTCGAGATGCTCGAGCCGCGGGTCCGGCCGGGGCTGCGGGCCGCGTTCGTGCTCTACCGCGACATCCTCACCGAGATCGAACGTGACGGTTACCGGGTGCTGGACCGTCGGGCGACGGTGCCGCGACGCCGCCGTGTGGCGGTCGCGGTGCCGTTGCTCGCCCGGTCGGTCCTGCGCACCGGATAG
- the pknB gene encoding Stk1 family PASTA domain-containing Ser/Thr kinase codes for MNPGGRGLIGVVLERRYRIDAPIARGGMSTVYRGMDLRLDRPVAIKVMDPQFAADPQFLARFEFEARAVARLAHPGLVGVHDQGRDGEHVFLVMELVEGGTLRELLRERGPMPPHAVAAVARPVLEALAVAHRAGLVHRDVKPENVLISHAGDVKIADFGLVRAIAASNTTSRSVILGTAQYLSPEQVTTGTADARSDVYAAGVLMFEMLTGATPFTGDTSLSIAYQRIDNDVPEPSSLIDGVPPAFDELVVRATERDPGDRFADAGAMAAELRSVSARLQLPEYRVPAPRRTAPPTPPPASPPAAAPTAATTRVPTGPASASPESTTPRGDATTVLATASDPGSGVQHTKVVTTMTPRPALESEAVPPPEPPRPFGAGPARLHRSRRTVVAWLLVVLLLAAAVGFGGWWLGSGRYIAIPVIDGQDKATATATVEAAGLSVDTVGRYSDTVAADAVIGTDPDAGAEVTRGSSISLLVSLGRPAVPEVPGRGDAAAVEASLKERTFEPVDGGETFSARVPVGAIAALDPAPGTVLPVGSQVRMLRSKGAPPIDVPDVSGMSEDKARKALDKAGITVREVQLVFDAGVDAGDAIGTDPATGASVTAGTSVVLKVSNAVKVPSMLGRSVGSAKNELDRLGLPYEVRQIISSDRSLIVSQDPSSGSRVAPGTTVTLTSLL; via the coding sequence TTGAATCCAGGAGGTCGAGGGTTGATCGGTGTGGTGCTCGAACGGCGCTATCGCATCGACGCGCCCATCGCTCGCGGTGGCATGTCCACCGTGTACCGCGGCATGGATCTGCGGCTGGACCGGCCGGTCGCGATCAAGGTGATGGATCCGCAGTTCGCGGCGGACCCCCAGTTCCTCGCCCGTTTCGAGTTCGAGGCCCGCGCCGTGGCCCGGCTCGCGCACCCCGGCCTGGTGGGGGTGCACGATCAGGGCCGCGACGGCGAGCACGTGTTCCTGGTGATGGAACTCGTCGAGGGCGGCACCCTGCGGGAGTTGCTCCGCGAACGCGGCCCGATGCCCCCGCACGCCGTGGCCGCGGTGGCCCGCCCGGTACTCGAGGCGCTCGCCGTCGCACACCGGGCCGGACTCGTGCACCGCGACGTCAAACCCGAGAACGTGCTCATCTCGCACGCCGGCGACGTCAAGATCGCCGATTTCGGTCTGGTCCGGGCGATCGCGGCGTCGAACACCACGTCCCGCAGCGTCATCCTCGGCACCGCGCAGTATCTGTCCCCCGAGCAGGTCACCACCGGGACCGCGGACGCCCGCAGCGACGTGTACGCCGCAGGTGTGCTGATGTTCGAGATGCTCACCGGTGCCACCCCGTTCACGGGCGACACGTCGCTGTCCATCGCCTACCAGCGGATCGACAACGACGTCCCGGAGCCGAGCAGCCTCATCGACGGGGTGCCCCCGGCGTTCGACGAGCTCGTCGTCCGCGCCACCGAACGCGACCCGGGCGACCGGTTCGCCGACGCCGGCGCCATGGCGGCCGAACTGCGCTCGGTGAGCGCCCGACTGCAGTTGCCCGAGTACCGGGTGCCGGCGCCGCGGCGTACCGCTCCCCCCACGCCACCCCCCGCCTCCCCCCCTGCCGCAGCGCCCACGGCCGCGACCACACGGGTACCGACCGGGCCGGCATCGGCGTCCCCCGAGAGCACGACGCCCCGGGGAGACGCGACGACCGTGCTCGCGACAGCCTCCGATCCCGGTTCCGGCGTCCAGCACACCAAGGTCGTCACGACGATGACCCCACGGCCCGCGCTCGAGTCCGAGGCCGTGCCCCCGCCCGAACCCCCGCGGCCCTTCGGCGCCGGGCCGGCGCGACTGCACCGGTCCCGCCGCACCGTCGTGGCGTGGCTGCTGGTGGTGCTGCTGCTCGCGGCCGCGGTCGGTTTCGGCGGCTGGTGGCTCGGGTCGGGCCGCTACATCGCGATCCCGGTGATCGACGGGCAGGACAAGGCCACGGCGACCGCCACCGTCGAGGCGGCCGGGCTGAGCGTCGACACCGTCGGCCGCTACTCCGACACCGTCGCGGCCGACGCCGTGATCGGCACCGACCCCGATGCGGGCGCGGAGGTGACCCGCGGATCGTCGATCAGTCTGCTCGTCTCCCTCGGCCGACCGGCCGTCCCCGAGGTTCCCGGCCGCGGTGACGCCGCCGCCGTCGAGGCGAGCCTGAAGGAACGCACGTTCGAGCCCGTCGACGGCGGTGAGACGTTCAGCGCCCGCGTCCCGGTCGGGGCGATCGCCGCCCTCGACCCCGCCCCCGGCACCGTGCTGCCCGTCGGCTCGCAGGTGCGGATGCTCCGCAGCAAGGGCGCCCCGCCCATCGACGTCCCCGACGTGTCGGGCATGTCGGAGGACAAGGCCCGCAAGGCTCTCGACAAGGCCGGGATCACCGTCCGGGAGGTGCAACTCGTGTTCGACGCCGGCGTCGACGCCGGGGACGCGATCGGCACCGACCCGGCGACCGGTGCCAGCGTCACCGCCGGCACCAGCGTCGTGCTGAAGGTGTCCAACGCCGTGAAGGTGCCGTCGATGCTGGGCCGCTCCGTCGGCTCCGCGAAGAACGAACTGGACCGCCTCGGCCTGCCCTACGAGGTGCGTCAGATCATCAGCTCCGACCGCTCCCTCATCGTCTCCCAGGATCCGAGCTCCGGATCCCGCGTCGCCCCGGGCACCACCGTGACGCTCACGTCGCTGCTCTGA
- a CDS encoding Rv2175c family DNA-binding protein, translating to MSALPYCDDVLDRSIPLLQLPDVSKWMGIPITGVHQLLRDHRLIAVKRDRVPGVPEAFFGEDGQPVRLLSGLITVLRDGGFADEEILQWLFTEDDSLTGTPIDAMHTDQAREVVRRAQSMAF from the coding sequence GTGAGTGCACTCCCTTACTGCGATGACGTGTTGGACCGGTCGATTCCGCTGCTGCAGCTGCCGGACGTGTCGAAGTGGATGGGTATCCCGATCACCGGGGTGCACCAGTTGCTGCGCGACCACCGTCTGATCGCCGTCAAGCGGGACCGGGTTCCCGGTGTCCCGGAAGCCTTCTTCGGGGAGGACGGGCAGCCGGTCCGGCTCCTGTCGGGGCTGATCACGGTCCTGCGGGACGGTGGATTCGCCGACGAGGAGATCCTGCAGTGGCTGTTCACCGAGGACGACTCCCTGACCGGCACCCCGATCGACGCGATGCACACCGACCAGGCCCGCGAAGTGGTCCGCCGCGCCCAGTCGATGGCGTTCTGA